The proteins below are encoded in one region of Pongo pygmaeus isolate AG05252 chromosome 20, NHGRI_mPonPyg2-v2.0_pri, whole genome shotgun sequence:
- the LOC129021061 gene encoding galectin-10-like, whose product MNSHDWGVCKCEVKSDNVPFEDGQSFDLRISVLDSEYQVMVSGQHCYSFAYRLLPGSVKMVQVWRGVSLTSMCV is encoded by the exons ATGAACAGCCATGACTGGGGGGTCTGTAAGTGTGAGGTGAAATCTGACAATGTGCCCTTTGAGGATGGCCAATCATTTGACCTGCGCATCTCAGTGCTGGACAGTGAGTACCAG GTAATGGTAAGTGGCCAACACTGCTACAGCTTTGCCTATCGACTCCTGCCAGGGTCTGTGAAGATGGTGCAAGTGTGGAGAGGTGTCTCCCTGACCTCAATGTGTGTCTGA
- the LOC129019672 gene encoding galectin-16-like, which yields MDPEPLLSGTTHMACVLVYWFLCDNHRDTDDPFRDGKPFNLCISVLANEYQVTVNGQHAYSFTHRLPPSYVKMVQVWRDVSMTSVSVCN from the exons ATGGATCCTGAACCGTTGCTGTCAG GTACCACACACATGGCCTGTGTCCTTGTCTACTGGTTCTTGTGTGACAATCACAGGGACACCGATGATCCCTTTCGT GATGGTAAACCATTTAACCTGTGCATTTCCGTGCTGGCCAATGAGTACCAG GTAACGGTAAATGGCCAACACGCTTACAGCTTTACCCACCGACTCCCACCATCTTATGTGAAGATGGTGCAAGTGTGGAGAGATGTCTCCATGACCTCAGTGTCTGTCTGTAATTGA